In the Solibacillus sp. FSL K6-1523 genome, one interval contains:
- the rpsT gene encoding 30S ribosomal protein S20: protein MPNIKSAIKRVQVNAKANAANTNAKSAMRSTVKKAEVALATGAENAQELVLAASKALDKAVTKGLIHKNAAARKKSRLAKKA from the coding sequence ATGCCAAACATTAAATCTGCTATTAAACGTGTACAAGTTAACGCTAAAGCAAACGCTGCAAACACAAACGCTAAATCAGCAATGCGTTCTACAGTGAAAAAAGCTGAAGTTGCATTAGCTACTGGCGCTGAAAACGCACAAGAATTAGTATTAGCTGCTTCTAAAGCATTAGATAAAGCTGTAACTAAAGGTCTTATTCACAAAAACGCGGCTGCTCGTAAAAAGTCTCGTTTAGCGAAAAAAGCTTAA
- a CDS encoding nicotinate-nucleotide adenylyltransferase, with the protein MKKVGIFGGTFNPPHIGHLIMANEVYAALELDEIRFMPNATAPHKEVSSSASNAQRLEMVELAIQGIPHFTVERFEMERGGVSYTYETMKAMREREPDIEFYFIIGGDMIDSLHSWYHIDDLMELVHFVGVKRPGSRAKTDYEIIMVEVPEINISSTFIRQRLQQQGPLHYLLQPDVEAYIRKEGLYGATTIVSGH; encoded by the coding sequence ATGAAGAAAGTCGGTATTTTTGGTGGTACATTTAACCCGCCACATATCGGTCATTTAATTATGGCAAATGAAGTTTATGCGGCACTCGAGCTTGATGAAATTCGTTTTATGCCGAATGCAACAGCTCCACATAAAGAAGTTTCTAGCTCAGCGTCTAACGCGCAACGATTAGAGATGGTGGAACTTGCGATTCAAGGAATTCCACATTTTACGGTAGAACGCTTTGAAATGGAGCGCGGTGGTGTTTCCTATACGTATGAAACGATGAAAGCGATGCGCGAACGTGAGCCAGATATCGAATTTTACTTTATTATAGGCGGCGATATGATTGATTCGCTGCACAGCTGGTACCATATTGATGACTTAATGGAACTTGTACACTTTGTTGGTGTAAAACGTCCGGGGTCAAGAGCGAAAACCGACTATGAAATCATTATGGTAGAAGTGCCAGAAATTAATATTTCTTCAACATTTATCCGACAACGATTACAACAACAAGGTCCATTGCATTATTTATTGCAACCGGATGTAGAAGCTTATATTCGAAAGGAAGGTCTTTATGGAGCGACAACAATTGTTAGCGGCCATTAA
- a CDS encoding DNA internalization-related competence protein ComEC/Rec2 produces the protein MNYLGSLFKHNWLFYALSICISALAAFESVRLLLLLGLLFVFALYKKLQKMHLILLMIVGGVFFSYFSFTAQKLEKPVTLPAVMTWTDEYKINGTMLRGIMKDEQREKVYVTYKINSQVEKEKLAGQSLAGMQFLVVGEQVKPSLPAHKYGFSMARYLQSKNARGIVEISSFTYLGKKRHVLQPIYEQRFRLKEHISRQFPDSLVAEAQALLIGLQENVDEELTRAYQKLGITHLFAISGLHVGLVSWLFFQMMLRLGVRRETANIILLILLPIYAMLAGGAPSVWRAVSVVEFVMLAQYARWKISIDDALAISFIVFLCIEPGAIFQVGFQLSYLATYSLVYSGRILSRYSSWWIQSFLITFVCQLLVYPLLLFHFFEISLSSFIANIVFVPLFSFVILPINLLLLVLTFLPIPISTVIFMLYEPLRNGLTELIFIIQQPIIQMWNPGKPSLFWLVLLYASVLLAFYLLDCRAKLIKIVAVLLIPASLFHVQSYLHDDLKIAFVNVGQGDCIVIELPYRKQVIVIDSGGLLRFDQEAWQSRQQHYEVGRQVVVPYLKARGIQKIDTFILTHADADHVEGAEELLKEIIVKEVHVTPNSITKPVMNDFMEEMMPKNMILKEQMAGQSWEEAGVQFYYLWPQETEYEGNNDSLVLLVQKDDFRALFTGDLEKEGEQALVKQYPQILQNITVLKAGHHGSKTSSIEEFVQLTNPQLTIFMAGENNRYRHPHPEVVERFEARKIPYFITGYDGTVELIVKQVKITVETSNALFR, from the coding sequence ATGAATTATTTGGGAAGCTTGTTCAAGCATAATTGGCTTTTTTACGCCTTATCGATTTGTATTAGTGCGCTTGCTGCATTTGAATCGGTAAGGCTTTTATTATTACTCGGTTTATTATTTGTGTTTGCACTGTATAAAAAACTACAAAAAATGCATCTCATATTACTTATGATCGTAGGGGGCGTATTTTTCAGTTATTTTAGCTTTACGGCGCAAAAACTAGAAAAGCCTGTAACGCTACCGGCCGTCATGACATGGACAGATGAATACAAAATAAATGGGACCATGCTACGCGGAATTATGAAAGACGAACAGCGTGAAAAAGTTTATGTCACCTACAAAATCAATAGCCAAGTGGAAAAAGAAAAACTTGCAGGCCAATCACTAGCTGGTATGCAATTTTTAGTCGTAGGTGAGCAAGTTAAGCCTTCTTTACCCGCGCATAAATACGGTTTTTCAATGGCGCGCTATTTGCAAAGTAAAAATGCGCGGGGGATTGTTGAAATTTCTTCCTTCACTTATTTAGGAAAAAAGCGTCACGTCTTGCAACCTATTTATGAGCAGCGTTTTCGATTAAAGGAACATATAAGCCGGCAATTTCCTGACTCTCTTGTAGCAGAAGCGCAGGCATTATTAATTGGCTTACAAGAAAATGTTGATGAGGAATTAACCCGCGCCTATCAAAAATTAGGAATTACCCATTTATTTGCGATTTCTGGCTTACATGTGGGACTCGTTTCATGGCTTTTTTTTCAAATGATGTTGCGACTTGGTGTACGTAGAGAAACGGCGAACATCATTTTACTCATCCTTCTTCCAATTTATGCGATGCTGGCGGGAGGAGCCCCTTCTGTATGGCGTGCGGTGAGCGTCGTCGAGTTCGTCATGCTTGCCCAATATGCACGTTGGAAAATATCAATTGATGATGCGTTAGCTATAAGTTTTATCGTATTTTTATGCATTGAGCCCGGTGCGATTTTTCAAGTCGGCTTTCAATTATCCTATTTAGCGACATATAGCCTCGTTTATTCAGGTCGGATTTTATCCCGCTACTCTAGCTGGTGGATTCAATCATTTTTAATTACATTTGTTTGTCAATTACTCGTTTATCCACTATTATTATTTCACTTTTTTGAAATTAGTTTATCCTCATTTATTGCCAATATTGTTTTTGTCCCGCTATTTTCCTTTGTCATTTTACCAATCAACTTGTTATTGCTCGTGTTAACCTTCCTTCCTATACCTATTTCAACAGTTATTTTTATGCTTTATGAACCATTGCGAAATGGCTTGACTGAACTCATTTTCATTATTCAGCAGCCCATTATACAAATGTGGAATCCTGGCAAACCGTCGCTATTTTGGCTTGTTTTATTGTATGCAAGCGTTCTTTTAGCCTTCTATTTGCTTGATTGTCGCGCAAAGTTAATCAAAATTGTAGCCGTATTACTCATTCCGGCAAGTCTTTTCCATGTCCAATCATATTTGCATGATGATTTGAAAATTGCCTTTGTAAATGTCGGGCAAGGAGATTGTATCGTCATTGAATTACCGTATCGAAAACAGGTAATTGTTATTGATTCAGGCGGATTATTACGTTTTGATCAAGAGGCGTGGCAGTCACGTCAGCAACATTATGAGGTAGGGCGTCAAGTAGTCGTACCGTATTTAAAGGCGCGCGGAATTCAAAAAATCGATACATTTATTTTAACGCATGCCGATGCAGACCATGTAGAAGGGGCGGAGGAACTATTGAAAGAAATTATTGTGAAAGAAGTACATGTGACACCTAATTCAATTACTAAACCTGTCATGAATGATTTTATGGAAGAAATGATGCCGAAAAATATGATTTTGAAAGAGCAAATGGCTGGACAATCTTGGGAGGAAGCAGGCGTTCAATTTTACTATTTATGGCCACAGGAAACAGAATATGAGGGGAACAATGATTCGCTTGTATTGCTAGTGCAAAAAGACGATTTTCGCGCATTATTTACAGGAGATTTAGAAAAAGAGGGGGAGCAAGCATTAGTTAAACAATATCCGCAAATACTTCAAAATATAACGGTGTTGAAAGCGGGACATCACGGCAGTAAAACATCGAGCATTGAAGAATTTGTCCAGCTAACGAATCCGCAGCTAACCATTTTTATGGCTGGAGAAAATAATCGTTACCGTCATCCACATCCAGAAGTAGTTGAGCGCTTTGAGGCACGAAAAATCCCTTATTTCATAACAGGCTATGATGGTACTGTGGAACTCATCGTTAAACAAGTTAAAATCACAGTAGAAACGTCGAACGCGTTGTTTAGGTAG
- the yqeK gene encoding bis(5'-nucleosyl)-tetraphosphatase (symmetrical) YqeK — MERQQLLAAIKGRMTEKRYIHTIGVMETAIQLAQQYGEDPKMAETAAIIHDIAKFADVAWMKDVVKEQKLDERLLDWDAEILHGPVGAWIAQTEFNIEHEEILNAIRYHTTGRVHMTPFEKIIYVADMIEPNRKFDGVERLRELAKEDLQTAFIACVTHTLSFLVESRQAIYPLSIECFNSIVREEQQQ, encoded by the coding sequence ATGGAGCGACAACAATTGTTAGCGGCCATTAAAGGACGCATGACGGAAAAGCGTTACATTCATACGATTGGTGTAATGGAAACGGCCATTCAACTGGCACAGCAATATGGCGAGGATCCGAAAATGGCGGAAACAGCAGCCATTATACATGATATTGCGAAATTTGCGGATGTTGCTTGGATGAAGGACGTTGTAAAGGAACAAAAACTGGATGAGCGTTTGCTTGATTGGGATGCTGAAATTTTACATGGTCCAGTTGGCGCTTGGATAGCACAGACAGAGTTTAATATTGAACATGAAGAAATATTAAATGCCATTCGTTATCACACGACGGGGCGTGTCCATATGACCCCATTTGAAAAAATAATTTACGTAGCAGATATGATTGAGCCGAATCGCAAATTTGATGGCGTAGAACGTTTACGCGAACTTGCGAAAGAGGATTTACAAACAGCATTTATTGCATGTGTAACGCATACTTTAAGCTTTTTAGTGGAGTCGAGGCAAGCAATCTATCCGTTATCAATTGAATGCTTTAATAGCATAGTGAGAGAGGAACAACAACAATGA
- a CDS encoding YqzM family protein, giving the protein MAGHQDPNYVSENPFEGRGRAMRGNDFPDAGYGFAIGTGFFVVIFIIAMVVEFFTR; this is encoded by the coding sequence ATGGCAGGACATCAAGATCCAAATTACGTATCTGAAAACCCGTTCGAGGGCCGTGGCCGTGCAATGCGAGGTAACGACTTCCCGGATGCTGGTTACGGATTCGCAATCGGCACAGGTTTCTTCGTCGTAATATTTATTATTGCGATGGTTGTTGAATTCTTTACTCGCTAA
- the rsfS gene encoding ribosome silencing factor: protein MNETLLSITYKAIDDKRGEDIVALNMQGISLLADYFVIAEGSSERQVQAIAREVKDQAEEQGFIVKKMEGFDSGRWVLVDMGDVVAHIFHKDERAYYNLERLWGDAPQLDAPNLEND, encoded by the coding sequence ATGAATGAAACATTATTAAGTATTACGTACAAAGCAATCGATGATAAACGCGGGGAAGATATCGTCGCTTTAAATATGCAAGGAATCTCTTTATTAGCAGATTACTTTGTAATTGCAGAAGGTAGTTCAGAGCGCCAAGTGCAAGCAATCGCTCGTGAAGTAAAAGACCAAGCGGAAGAGCAAGGCTTCATCGTGAAAAAAATGGAAGGCTTCGACAGCGGCCGTTGGGTTTTAGTAGATATGGGCGATGTTGTAGCACATATTTTCCATAAGGATGAGCGTGCTTACTACAACTTAGAGCGTTTATGGGGAGATGCACCTCAACTGGATGCACCAAATTTAGAAAATGACTAA
- a CDS encoding helix-hairpin-helix domain-containing protein — protein MQPFLEKYAKQWLIPGVLLAGCLVYFLFLQPSKSASIEPISLSPNELQQPPLIQSEVNETENNPPIKQSFVIDVKGAVAYPGVYTLTEDERIMDAIEMAGGYTEHADPTLINHAQKLQDEMVIYIPKVGEEMNESIGQLIQMPQAGSKGALASTNSSGKVNINQASESELTTLPGIGPSKATAIISHRTEVGTFQTIEDLKKVSGIGAKTFEQLKELIDIK, from the coding sequence ATGCAACCATTTCTAGAAAAGTATGCAAAACAATGGCTCATTCCGGGCGTGCTCCTCGCTGGATGTCTTGTATATTTTTTATTTCTTCAACCTTCTAAATCTGCTTCAATCGAGCCAATTTCTCTTTCTCCTAACGAACTACAGCAACCCCCTTTAATCCAATCAGAAGTAAATGAAACTGAAAATAATCCACCAATCAAGCAATCTTTCGTCATTGATGTGAAGGGGGCAGTTGCTTATCCAGGTGTCTACACCTTAACAGAAGATGAGCGCATAATGGATGCAATTGAAATGGCAGGTGGTTATACAGAACATGCAGACCCAACGCTCATTAACCATGCGCAAAAGTTGCAAGATGAAATGGTTATTTACATCCCAAAAGTGGGAGAGGAGATGAATGAATCGATTGGACAGCTCATACAAATGCCCCAAGCGGGTTCTAAGGGCGCATTGGCTTCTACGAATAGTTCGGGAAAGGTAAATATTAATCAAGCATCTGAGAGCGAGCTAACGACTTTACCAGGGATTGGACCATCCAAAGCAACGGCCATTATTAGCCATCGTACAGAAGTTGGAACTTTTCAAACAATTGAGGATTTAAAAAAAGTTTCTGGCATCGGAGCAAAGACGTTTGAACAACTTAAAGAGCTAATAGATATTAAATAA
- the holA gene encoding DNA polymerase III subunit delta — protein sequence MFTKVWQGFEKGNFAPVYLLVGEESYFVDETIKRLKAALSKEEETEVMTFDLNEQPIDFVIDEADTIPFFTERKLIIAKNASFLKATEKGKEKIDHDVKRLENWLANPTDTAVTIFIAPYEKLDERKKVTKLMKEKSVVLLAETPQNNDLNAWIRSEVAKHGKAITEAAIQKLIEMVGPNMLQHQMEIEKMALYLGGEPEISVELVEDLVAKTLEQDAFKMLNAYLNNKQEEALIIYHDLLRQKEEPIKLVGLLANNIRTMIHVYYLQKKGYHQQQIAKQLKVHPYRVQMVSNQRNRPTDQRLLQALYTLANVDLQLKTTGGNRERHLELFLMKQL from the coding sequence ATGTTTACAAAGGTTTGGCAAGGTTTTGAAAAAGGGAATTTCGCTCCTGTCTATTTACTTGTTGGAGAAGAATCCTATTTCGTTGACGAAACGATTAAGCGATTAAAAGCAGCGCTCAGTAAAGAAGAGGAAACAGAAGTGATGACATTCGACTTAAACGAACAGCCAATTGATTTTGTCATTGATGAGGCCGATACGATTCCTTTTTTCACAGAACGTAAGCTAATTATTGCCAAAAATGCATCCTTTTTAAAAGCGACTGAAAAAGGGAAAGAAAAAATAGATCATGATGTAAAGCGTCTTGAAAATTGGCTAGCAAATCCAACAGATACGGCAGTAACCATTTTTATAGCACCGTACGAAAAACTAGATGAGCGTAAAAAAGTAACGAAGCTCATGAAAGAAAAAAGTGTTGTGCTATTAGCAGAAACGCCACAAAATAATGATTTAAATGCGTGGATTCGTAGCGAAGTTGCAAAGCATGGCAAGGCAATTACCGAAGCGGCCATTCAAAAATTAATCGAAATGGTCGGTCCAAATATGTTACAACATCAAATGGAAATTGAAAAAATGGCCTTATATTTAGGTGGAGAACCTGAAATTTCGGTGGAACTTGTTGAGGATTTGGTGGCAAAAACATTAGAGCAAGATGCGTTTAAAATGCTAAATGCCTACTTAAATAACAAGCAAGAGGAAGCATTAATCATCTACCATGATTTACTGCGTCAAAAAGAAGAACCGATTAAATTGGTAGGGTTGCTGGCAAATAATATTCGAACGATGATTCATGTCTATTATTTGCAGAAGAAGGGTTATCACCAGCAACAAATTGCGAAACAATTAAAAGTACATCCGTACCGCGTACAAATGGTTTCAAATCAACGAAATCGCCCGACGGATCAAAGATTGTTACAGGCGCTGTACACACTTGCAAATGTTGATTTACAATTAAAAACAACCGGTGGCAATCGTGAGCGCCACTTAGAATTATTTTTAATGAAACAGCTATAA
- a CDS encoding ComE operon protein 2: MERITWDQFFMAQSHLLAMRSTCTRLAVGATIVREKRIIAGGYNGSISGDEHCIDEGCYVVDSHCVRTVHAETNALLQCAKYGTPANGADLYVTHFPCLPCTKTIIQAGIKNVYYAKDYKNNPYAMELFQKANVHVAHIPFDEAKIDFLQDEKYALTFELLEKLRELGASQEELIPLEEKMHELFGKLVQA, translated from the coding sequence ATGGAGCGTATTACATGGGATCAGTTTTTTATGGCGCAAAGTCATTTGCTCGCTATGAGAAGTACTTGTACAAGATTAGCTGTTGGAGCGACGATTGTACGAGAAAAACGTATCATTGCAGGGGGCTATAATGGGTCGATTTCAGGGGACGAGCACTGTATCGATGAAGGGTGTTATGTTGTGGACAGCCACTGTGTGCGTACTGTACATGCCGAAACGAATGCATTATTACAATGCGCGAAGTACGGAACACCTGCCAACGGAGCAGACCTATATGTAACGCATTTTCCATGTTTACCTTGTACGAAAACGATTATACAAGCAGGGATAAAAAATGTGTATTATGCGAAGGATTACAAAAATAACCCTTATGCAATGGAGCTTTTCCAAAAAGCAAATGTTCATGTTGCCCATATTCCATTTGATGAAGCAAAAATTGACTTTCTTCAAGATGAGAAATATGCCTTAACATTTGAACTGTTAGAAAAGTTGCGTGAACTCGGTGCTAGTCAAGAGGAATTGATCCCTCTTGAGGAGAAGATGCATGAATTATTTGGGAAGCTTGTTCAAGCATAA
- the yhbY gene encoding ribosome assembly RNA-binding protein YhbY, with the protein MLTGKQKRFLRAEAHHLSPIFQVGKGGVNDAMIKQLREVLEARELIKVRILDNCEEDKHDVAEALAAGTRAELVQLIGLTVVLYKESRNNKKIVLPKVVTK; encoded by the coding sequence ATGTTAACAGGTAAACAAAAACGTTTTTTACGTGCGGAGGCACATCATTTATCACCGATTTTCCAAGTAGGGAAAGGCGGCGTAAATGACGCGATGATTAAGCAATTACGCGAAGTTTTAGAAGCACGTGAATTAATTAAAGTACGCATTTTAGACAACTGTGAAGAGGACAAACATGATGTTGCAGAAGCACTTGCAGCAGGTACTCGTGCAGAATTAGTACAATTAATTGGCTTAACGGTTGTTTTATATAAAGAATCTCGTAACAACAAGAAAATCGTATTACCAAAAGTTGTAACAAAGTAA
- the aroE gene encoding shikimate dehydrogenase, whose product MKKWFAVIGDPIAQSKSPEMHMAWYEEANVDATYIPVHVKPENLEEAVASLKLLGASGWNVTIPHKQTIIPFLDELDELADKMGAVNTVVRTSEGKLKGYNTDGPGFVRSLEDVIGETQRDEPILLIGAGGAARGIAFALQMAGYCHISIANRTVEKARNIIDELGMGQALSMKEAEQQLESFKIFIQTTPAGMSTGNFDLPFSLEKFPKGAIAADIVYNPLMTPFLHAAQAKDATIVNGLGMFVHQGAIAYQHWLQSYPNTNVMIARLTKQLGGN is encoded by the coding sequence ATGAAAAAATGGTTTGCAGTTATAGGGGATCCGATTGCTCAATCCAAATCTCCAGAAATGCACATGGCATGGTATGAAGAAGCAAATGTAGATGCCACGTATATTCCCGTGCACGTCAAGCCTGAAAATTTAGAAGAAGCAGTCGCATCACTTAAATTATTAGGTGCGAGTGGCTGGAATGTGACAATTCCACATAAGCAAACAATTATTCCGTTTTTAGATGAATTAGATGAGCTTGCCGATAAAATGGGGGCAGTCAATACTGTTGTCCGTACATCAGAAGGAAAGCTTAAAGGTTATAATACAGATGGTCCTGGTTTTGTTCGTTCATTGGAAGACGTTATTGGAGAAACACAGCGGGACGAGCCCATTTTGTTAATTGGTGCAGGAGGTGCAGCACGCGGCATCGCCTTTGCATTACAAATGGCTGGTTACTGTCATATTTCGATTGCCAATCGCACAGTTGAGAAAGCGCGGAACATCATTGACGAACTTGGAATGGGTCAAGCTTTGTCAATGAAAGAAGCGGAACAACAGCTCGAGTCGTTTAAAATATTTATTCAAACGACACCAGCTGGTATGTCAACGGGAAATTTCGATTTGCCTTTTTCACTAGAAAAATTCCCAAAAGGCGCAATTGCAGCAGATATTGTGTATAATCCATTAATGACGCCATTTTTGCACGCGGCACAAGCAAAAGATGCGACGATTGTGAACGGCTTAGGCATGTTCGTTCATCAAGGTGCGATTGCATATCAACATTGGTTGCAATCTTACCCAAATACAAATGTTATGATTGCTCGTTTAACGAAGCAATTAGGAGGAAATTAA
- the gpr gene encoding GPR endopeptidase produces MKNIEWNRTDLIDESEEVVLHQTAQQKDTLEQSRGIEIEEWQEKRVKVTKVNVNALGEEQIGKKKGTYITLSIPTLSTEDNEGFSQMRETLLQSLDELHKKVPLTADSKILVIGLGNKTITPDAIGPYTIDSMHKKQSELEKPSFILYAPGVTGQTGFETSDYVKALAEQIKPSLVIVIDALATSGSARLCRTIQLTNTGIHPGAGVGNQRKEISEEELGVPVTAIGIPTVVEAPILIADAIDVVFRSIAAKISEKGKPSSKLSVTNWTPSNEEVDLKVIEPIFGEWATWTTEDRRQLFEEVFMTHPERLVVTPKEVDFWLIQYAYLLSESLFEWVSKMPHGQN; encoded by the coding sequence ATGAAAAATATTGAATGGAATCGCACAGATTTAATTGATGAATCAGAAGAAGTCGTTTTACACCAAACGGCACAACAAAAGGACACACTTGAGCAAAGCCGTGGGATTGAAATTGAAGAGTGGCAAGAAAAACGTGTGAAAGTCACGAAAGTCAATGTCAATGCACTGGGGGAAGAGCAGATTGGGAAAAAGAAAGGAACGTATATAACGCTTTCAATCCCAACTTTATCAACAGAGGATAATGAAGGTTTCTCGCAAATGAGAGAAACCTTGCTTCAGTCTTTAGATGAGTTGCATAAAAAAGTGCCACTTACGGCGGATTCGAAAATTTTAGTTATCGGTCTCGGAAATAAAACGATTACGCCAGACGCGATTGGACCGTATACGATTGATTCTATGCATAAAAAGCAATCGGAATTAGAAAAGCCATCATTTATTTTATATGCACCTGGTGTTACAGGACAAACAGGGTTTGAAACGAGTGATTATGTAAAAGCATTGGCCGAACAAATTAAGCCTTCATTAGTCATTGTCATTGATGCATTAGCGACAAGTGGAAGTGCAAGATTGTGCAGAACGATTCAGCTTACAAATACCGGGATTCATCCAGGGGCAGGTGTCGGCAATCAACGCAAGGAAATATCAGAGGAAGAATTAGGTGTACCTGTAACGGCAATCGGGATTCCAACAGTTGTAGAAGCACCTATTTTAATCGCAGACGCAATTGATGTCGTATTTCGTTCGATTGCTGCGAAAATTTCGGAAAAAGGAAAACCATCTAGTAAATTATCTGTAACAAATTGGACACCATCGAATGAAGAAGTAGATTTAAAAGTGATTGAGCCTATATTTGGTGAGTGGGCAACTTGGACAACAGAAGATCGCCGTCAGCTTTTCGAAGAGGTATTCATGACGCACCCGGAAAGGCTAGTTGTTACACCGAAAGAAGTCGATTTTTGGTTAATTCAATATGCCTATTTATTAAGTGAAAGCTTGTTTGAATGGGTTTCAAAGATGCCACACGGACAAAACTAG
- a CDS encoding class I SAM-dependent DNA methyltransferase — MTNHYGRFAQVYDELMTDIQYSEYVKWILQYAPVEKFPQVLDIGCGTGAMALLLKDAGYQVSGIDLSEEMLAIAASRIGAVGASIPLFAMSMDELEGFENLDVAIIPIDSINYVTDEEKVAETLQRVFDSLREGGQLFFDVHSLFKMDEIFLDGPFTYDDGEITYVWHTEPGEFAHSVYHQMTFFVRFEGDSFDRFDEEHFQRTFAIQTYKNWLEKIGFSQVEITADWKSEAPTEQSERIFFRAVK, encoded by the coding sequence ATGACTAATCATTACGGACGTTTTGCACAAGTGTACGATGAGTTGATGACGGATATTCAGTATAGTGAATATGTGAAATGGATTTTACAGTATGCCCCTGTGGAAAAATTCCCACAAGTTTTAGATATCGGTTGCGGAACAGGTGCGATGGCATTATTGCTAAAAGATGCTGGCTATCAAGTTTCAGGAATTGATTTGTCAGAAGAAATGTTAGCAATTGCAGCTAGCCGTATTGGAGCAGTCGGCGCATCCATCCCACTTTTTGCGATGTCGATGGACGAGCTTGAAGGATTTGAAAATTTGGACGTTGCGATTATTCCGATTGATTCGATTAATTATGTAACAGACGAAGAAAAAGTTGCCGAAACGCTTCAACGAGTTTTTGATAGCCTTCGAGAAGGTGGTCAATTATTTTTTGATGTCCACTCTTTGTTTAAAATGGATGAAATCTTTTTAGATGGACCATTCACATATGATGATGGAGAAATTACGTATGTTTGGCACACAGAACCGGGTGAATTTGCGCATTCTGTTTATCATCAAATGACGTTTTTTGTACGCTTTGAAGGGGATAGTTTCGACCGTTTTGATGAAGAACATTTCCAGCGTACTTTTGCAATCCAAACATATAAAAATTGGCTTGAGAAAATTGGTTTTTCACAAGTTGAAATTACTGCAGATTGGAAGTCGGAAGCACCGACAGAACAATCTGAAAGAATTTTCTTCCGCGCCGTAAAATAA